gggggggggcggatGTAAGGGCAACCGGAAGGGCAGGGCTGTTTGATTTATCCATTGAAGCCAAATCGGGCACCGGCTCCTGCTCCAATTCCACCTCCAAATCCTGCACCAATTCCTGCTCCGAATCCAGCTCCAATTCCACCGTTGAGCCCTGCTCGCGCTCCCAAATTTCCGCCAATTCCAAAACCTGCACGAGTACCAGCGTTCACACCAACCGGAAGACTGGCTCCGGCTCGCAGTCCACCATTAGCGGCAGCCGCCAATCCCGTTCCGATACCACCGATTGCGTTGCCTAGTCCACCGAGGACACCAGTAGCGAGGTTGGCCGCACCACCGAGAATACCGGATGCGAGATTCAGTCCTGATCCGGCAACAGCGCCAGCAGCGTTAACAGCCGTACCGATTACGTTGCCCGCCGTGTTGGCGGCAGCACCGATGATGGGACGAATAATTCCAGGTCCACGGATACCGCCTCCGATACCGAAACCGATGCCGCCACCTCCGCGCAGTCCAATTCCGGCGCCGAAACCGATTCCGATTCTTCCGCCATGGCCTCCACAGCCGCCTCGGATGATCGGAGCGGCAGTGGTTGTTGTTCCAGCTGCGGCAGCagcggtagtggtggtggtggcggcggcggcggtcgtcgtcgtcgtggacAGGCCGTTGAGAATTTGGGTAAGAATCGTCAGCAGATTGGGATCGGATGTAGAAATCACGGTCGTTGATCCATTGATGTTGATCGTAATCGAGATGGATGGAGCGGCTGTCGTTGTGGtagcggcggcggcggtggtagTGGTCGCAGCGGCAGTCGTGGCTGCAGTAGTGGCGGCCGTGGTGGCTgcgacggtggtggtggtagcagcGGTGGTCGCAGCGACGGTAGTCGGTGCAGCCGTAGTGGTCGTAGCGGCAGCCGTAGTAGTCGTGGCGGCCGCGGTAGTTGTCGTAGCGGCAACTGTAGTGGTAGTAGCAGACAGTGCTGCGATAATAGCAGCGATCGTGGCTTGATCGGTTGAAGCGACAGTTACGATACCTGAAAAGAGTGTCAAAGGAAAAATCGCGATCAGTTTTCGCTTTCCAAAAGCCCTCAATATATTGCCACAGGGCAGTCCGGTAGTGGTGTTCAcaggcaggaccgaggttcaaattccatccgggaCCGTTGCCCCGTAGTAACGAccttgactatccaattacgtgatATCAGTAAGTTTAGTAAACTATTTGATGGCCGATATGACCTAGacgaggtcgttaagccaagaagatattACCAAAAGTTACTTACTTCCGTTGATGTTAAAAACAACAGTATTTCCCGTTGCGGAAGCGGTTGTGGCGGCTGCTGCGGTAGTGGTTGGAGCAGCGGTAGTCGTTGTTGCAGCGGCAGCGATGGTCGTAGGGGCAACAGTAACGGCTGGGGCGGCGGTGGTAGTTACGGGTGCGACGGTGGTAGTTGCTGCCGCAGCTACCGTTGTGGCCACGGTAACGCCAATGATAGAGGACGAGCCGAGGACAGTGACACCGATGCCTCCTACTCCGACACCGATCTGGGCAAGCGTGCTGCCGGTGAGCAGGCACACGGCAAGCAGGATAGAAGTAAGGTAGTGCTGCTTCATTTCGTCGAAGGCTGAAATGAGTTGCTGATGATAACCGATGATTCTGAACCGATCGCAGATCCTTTGCTTTTATATATGCCGAAGCTATCGTTTTTTCGTCGATTCTTTATCAATTAATTCGCTTGTTGGTGGGACAAGCACGTTCTGTGGCCGAAAAGCGCGCCAAGCACATATCCTAAAAGGAAATTGTTGTTCTAACGGTCAAAGTGCGTCAATTGGCAGATGATGCAGATGGATATGGAAACAGTGAAACCGATTGTTGTTTAGGTTGTGTGACCTTAGAACAGACACGACTTAGAAGAACCAAACTGTTTCTTTCCGATTTTTGAAAAGGATCAAAATATAAACAGTTCATGCGTGTATTTCAATTTTGGCAAGTCATAGAAGAAGATTGTCGATGTAAATTTGTAGTATAGTTGTGTGAAAAGAAACAGATGCGATTTTTGTTTCGACTAGATCCAATCGTATTCACAACGTTTACGCCCGCCTTCCTCTTTACGAAGTCCTCTGTAAAACGAAAAGTGCTAAAGAGGCAATATATTATACCTTTTGGTGAGACACTAGATAACGTTGCGTGTGGCACGCAGAACGTTTAATTCGGTTCATTCTCAATGGGGTTGCCCTGGGATGATGAGAATCGCGCCGCAATCGTGATGTTGTTAGTGTCACATTTACACGTTTTCATCGTCGACTGATTAAGTGTTGCTGTTCAGATTTATAAAGTTAacattttttggttgttttgtctttgtaTCTCTTCTTCTCTCCATTTAGTAACGTGCATGATAATGCAAAAGAATGGTGCTGGACTGCACACGGCAAGTTCTTGCTACTGGAACAACGAAACGGACGGTTCCTGCACGGTGCGCTGGGAAAACAAGACGATGTACTGCATCGTATCGGTGTTTGGACTTTCGATCTAAAAGCAATGCAGTGAACTACTGTTGTTAATTGcaaatttccaaaacaaaccgtCAATTTGATTGTCCTTTTATTATGTGTTTTAAGTATCTTTTCTTAATCCGtcgttgctgtgtgtgtgcgtgtctttCCACTTAGCAGCGCTACATGTACGTAATGTAGTGTGCAACTCTCCGTCTCCAATATCGGTCCGGATCGTGTGCATGATTAGTAGGAGGACAACTTTTCCCATGTAAGAAAACGCTTAACCGATGTTTGttgagtttatttatttttatgcaataATAATCACACTGATTCATGCAACTCTCGCGCACAAGCGATGTTTGTCCCTTGTATGAAAGTTGGAGccattagaagaaaaaagaggatTAGCATACAGAAATAAGGTCTTGGCgcttttgttgcttgttttgaattttccctCCTTCTGGAGAAGGTCAGGGGCTGAGGTAAGAAGATAAGATAGTGTGTGATATGTccgcaatgcaaaaaaaaaaaaaaatcgaattatAATGTTTAGTCATAGGAACCATAGGGTTTACCGCACTTTCCTACTCACTATATCGTACGAGGCTGTGCAgctctctgtgtgtttgtgtagagAAGTTGTGAGATGCTCTGGTAATTGAAGGAAAAGATGCAATAGTACTAGTAGCAACAGAATGCAGTATAGCAcaactaaacaaaaatatacacaGATTACAAGTTAGATAGTACTAACTTTGGAAACGGCGGGAAAGGTAATTGGCAGAATGAAAGTGTAAATTTTCGTGTGTCCATACGGCGAGGTAAGCGGCGAATAGTATGAGTAACTAATTAAGATTATGACACAGGTGTTTGCTTAAAACAACATGATTAAACGCATGGTTTTCGTTGAGCTAAgcgcgaagaaaaaaagaattcacAATACACACATAGAATGTAAGAACTGATACACGGATAACTCATCCACGTGGTATAATTCACGAAAGAACAAACTCCTTGTTGCGGACAAAGTGTGTTACGGGCACGAACACGCAAGACAAAACTCGATTCGGCGAGCCGGTTAGGCGGTAAGTATCTATTTGAATGAAAGACATTTttcatcgttgaaattttatcgAGCAACTCGTGTTTGGAATAGTTTCTTTCTTTGGCTCTCTAGTTCGAGtttcgagcttttttttggcacagcGTCACAACGTCGTCATAGTTCGGAGAGCGTAAGTAAGCGATCAATATAACTTCGTACATGTTGATACAGGTGACTGTACCATAAACACTATGATTTAAGGGATCTTAAGGGACATCTTTATGCGAAAAGTTGTGTACAGATATGTACTACAGCGTCATATTTTACGATGAGAGTGGTTTCTTTGACGCGTTTGAAATAAAGCAAGAGGTCGTGGCCTACAAAGTCTGGACGGACTTCTCGACTGGTATAGCTGGACACACGGGATGATCACTCCATGCTAGTTATGCACAGTATTAGTATTttctcttaaaaaaaaagataaattttgaTCCAATCTTCCTTATTTAACGATTTTTGTGAGCTTGTttgaaaaaaccttttttttttctttcggttgTGTATCAACGTGGAAAGAAGGGAACTGTTTCTTTGATGTTGAAACTTGTCGTTTGTTTTAGCTATTTGTTTATATTCATGTTGAGATCGTTTTAAAAAGCATCCACCCATGTTTCACAGCGGATCTCTCACTACTACTAGGTGAGGTACAAGATTCACCTGAGGCTATTTTCTTGGGCAAACATTGAGAGTAAATTTGTATCCCTTCTTTGGATCGGGTTCATATAATTAGCCATGAATTTTCATGATCCTTTCCACGTCGGATGGAGTCAGTCGGTAAAGGAGTATtctgtttgatgaaaaataaaaagtatcGGAAAAAGCATACATGAGGTAGAGAAGCATACTGGAATGCTTTCTCCTGATCGAAATACGCTAGTTTAGAAGTGAAACGTAGCAGCATCCAATGTATCGAATCCTTGCCTCCATTTTGAACTCGGTGTCGGCAAACATgtgcaataaataatgcatcatCGGTAACGATATTATCTGCGGCAGAGGCTATTGCAAAGTGCTGCCGGCTAGAACTACTCAGAAGCGGCCAGCGGTCTCTGATTCATTGGGCAAGGCGTTTTAAGGCCCAGCTAAGTAGGCAACGGAAATGGCGTAGAAAAAAGGGATgtacgatgacgatgacgttTAATGCGGGCTAACATGCCACATGTGTTGGGGGGGCCAAATACCCGGAAGCAATAAAAAGGGGGTGTGTCTGAAGTGTGTGGGATGATGTGGGAGTGGGACGTCTGCACCTGCCGAGAAAAAGTTCATGAAGCTTCTCACGTGCGCGCATTTTCGTCTGCGTGGTATGCAATTTAGATGATGTACTACTGTACGGTGTACCCGGGGAATACGTTGAATGAAGCCTGAGTCTATCGAAGGACTTATAGTTTTTGTGCCCCAGGTTTTGGTGCAAGTCAATCAGACGAAaggagaagatttttttactttcgtttTACCCGACGATTTCTGGTGTTGGGGCGAGAGTAGACCGAACAGAATCAAGCATCATCATTGGGTACCGCTTTTGTGAGATTCTTATACCGGTACCGAAGATTTATTCACTCGAGAAAATATGAAACGATAAAGAATTCCCACTTGAACGGTTCAACGATGCATGGAATTTTGGGATGTGATCGGAAACAGTTATTCAGAATGGATGTACAGTTGCAAGACAGTACGAAGAATACGAGCAGCGTGTGCAATTGCATGTAGAGCGTAATTGTGATGTGATGGGGGGACACGTGCAGCGGATACAAGACAATTACGAGTTAAGAGCTTTTAAATAGTTTAGGTGATATGAGAGCTTGATGTTTCTTCTGATGAAAtgaatctctttttttttttgagttgcATCCTACAAATACAACTTTCAGCCTTTTTTCACTCAAGACACCATTTTCGCTTTGCTTTAGATTTACTAAATCAATCCTTCCACCTAACTAACCCCCTTCGCTTGTTGCATTATGTATGAAAACATCCCTTTACCTCTTCTCTAAACAAGAATCCCTTCTTTACCATTTCCCCAAGATGATCCAACGAATCTTTTCCTTCACgagagaaaataaacattcacaCATACGCGAACCGATATAATATTGCCATAAAAAAATAGTTACAAACTAGTAATAACAAACCCAGAAGCAAAACGGTCGGTCGTGAATATCGGAAAGATTTGGgcatgtatttattttccagtAAGTTTGTCGGTTTCACTTACAACCGAAAGAAAGCGAAGTGTGGAGGTGAAGAAGAAAGCTtcttttaaagtttttatatCATATGCTGTTCCTTTTTCCCTACTTTCGATAAGGAAACTTGTATAGTGAGGAAGGTAAGGTGCTTTCGTTTCTGGCCTTTCGGGAAGGTTGTGTAAAACACGCGCACGTgtggcaaaagcaaaacatacgACGAACAGCTGTTCGAAGTGAATCATACAGAAAACCCCACACCCGTGAGAAAACACGTGCAAAAATGAGAGAGTAAAATGAGGATTGTttggaagagagagagactttCCCGATTGgttcattataaaaaaaaattaaagggaTTCGAATAGGAcctttttaaattgtaaaaaagcATAACTTTGGAGGAATTTGTGGATTCTGTTTGCTACGAAGAAGATTTAGGGACAGTCAACTATCTTCAAAAATCGATTCCTTGGAAAATATGAGAAAATGCACAAAATCCGTCAGCACGATACGTTTAGTCGAGATTTAAACCCTGGTACAATTATGAAACATGCTGCAACACATTCATCGATGCTAAACTACGCTTTATCCAGTAGTGGAACTAGCGCGAGAGAGATCGAAATTGGAAGAGAGCATGAACACTCTTCATATCTCTCTCGTATTGAATCAAACCTATTCCGTTAATATATCtgtttttaaatctctttttttaaactgttttgtaattattttgttctttaaaGATGACTTTGAAACACTCGCTAAAGGTTTGTTGAAAATATCTTCAAGAAACAAGAGTCGctttttacataaattaatCTTCACGTAATGTTCCAAAACACCGGCTCCGTTTCATAAGCTCGAGCATGAACACGATGAACCAACTGTGCATGAATCTCTCACGCGAGCAGATGACCGCTGGAGCATGGCGAGATATCTGGCTGAAGTAGTCGTGCGAAATATTCGATGCGTTTTCCGTTGCGAGACTTCCAACGAAGCGGTCGTGCTCATCAAGACTCAACAGGCGCACTCGGTGGAAAAGTGTCCAAAGTACGCGATTTCAAATATCGAGTGACTGCGGAGGAAAAAACGCGTGCCCTTTTAGCGAACCGTTCGGGCACTCGTGTTTGTAACAATCGGTACTAGAAgaaaaacgaggaaaaataatcaacattGTTGAGTGTTGAGTTTATTTTGCAGTTAATTGGCCATCGTAAAGCCGGTCGATCGAGCGGGGAGAGCAAAttgaatgaataattaaaGAGTTTCGCGATCGCTGACCGGACGGCGTCGACATTCTACATCAGGTAATTACAACCACTCGGTTCGCTCGGAGTGCCGCGTTCCAACGATTCCGCCACTTCCCGCCCAGTGATCTCGATCACCAATCGTAGTAGTGATCTCGTTTACAAAAGGGCCTCCGTCTGTCTAACCCACGTTTCGAATTCTATTAGACAAGTGCGGGAGAGgctgaagcaaaaaaacttCCCAACCCTCCTTACACCGAACGCGAGTGAGCGTTTGATGTGTCAAAACCTGACCTAAAGTTCCCGCCTGCGTTGTGGTGCGTGGAAACACGACACGGAAAAGTGAGTGTTACATTTCAAGAATCGGCACATCGAGATATACGCCTTCTGTACCCGGGGCGCCTTGGTCTTTCTGAAAAGCGTGACGCGgtcaaaacaaacagcagcagcaagaaacaAACCATCCCGCGCGAAAGGCAAAAGTGTACTTccaatttgtttactttcgcAGGAGCAAGTTTCCGTTCGCGGTCCACGGGTGGGTAAAGTGATGCGGATTATTTGATTGCTTATCATCCGATTGCTGCTTCTTAGGTTTGTGCTGAAGGTGTTTTACAGTGCAGACTTGGGCTCGAAATTGTGGCTGGAAGCAATTCAATCTCACTAATCAGAAACCCCGCACGTATCCGGTTGGGTTTTGGTGTGTAACAAGTGAAACGGGGGAACGCTTCGGCTGTAGCACGCGAGCGAGTGAACCGAGTACTCGGGACTCTTTTCCCGCGCAGCAACCTGTGACgatcaattattcaaaatattcgcGCAACAACACCGGCACTCGCCGGAAGCTTCTAATCCCAAGTGTAAAGTGTAAGGAACGGAAGAAGGTCCTGTTTCAGTTGTCCGTGCCGAAAATCGTGAAAACCAACGTAAAAATTGCAGTCCAAGTgaggttttttgtgtggtcGGTTTAGGCAAATTCGTATACAATTGTTTGTGCCAGGAAGTGTCACTGTGAAGTCTTTTCAAAGCTAAGTGAAGCATTTCAAGGCTTACTGTGCTGTGCAATCGGTCAAAACAGCTACCGTTTTGGACGAAAAGTGTGCTGCTGCCGTGTAGCTGTGCTCTTGTACATCCGTCAACTTCACTGGACCGATTGACAGTTATCAACATGAACTACTCCAGCATCCTATCGATACTAACTGGTAAGTAAGCAAATATCTAAGCAAATATATTGGGACTAGGGGACGTTGCTCAGTTCGATTGATTAATTATGGATGACAGTACGCAAATTGAGACAGCTCGTAGCGTGTAGTTTGTTCCTCCCGGGCTCGTTGCTTTCATTACGAAGGCCTGGATAAAATAAAGGTTTCTTCTAACTGGCGGAGAGTTTGTTTGGCCGGGTCGGATAGCGAAGCGGAACTTGATCTCAATGACGTGGTTACTTTTATTTATCCAACGCTTGACAGTCGTTGTCTTCGATGTCTGGGGATGTTAAATTAGTCGTGACGATAATGACTGATTACCCCTCTTAAGTGGTTCGTGGAAATAGTCCTGCAGGGTGAATCGAAATCTCTACAGAAACCCGAATCACTTCTAGTAGCGAGTTTTATGTATTCGAGAATTCGGAAAACGACCTTGAccagaaaaagaaagatgcACAGTAAGCACATGGAACGGATCGTTGTCTTGTGTTGTAGGAATATCAATGGTGTAATCAACTATGGCCACAAACACAGTTACCATACAAGGAGCTAAGAAATTGCTCCCAACTCGCGTCCCCCACATGTGTACTTAACTTCAGTGTGCATCAACATCCCTCACATCTACACTGATGTCACAGTGTTCGAAAATAGCGTCATTTGCATTGACTTATAGACTCAATCAATCTAACGTTTCAAGAGATTCTTTCGGACACAGGTTCCCGATCCCGCTTCCCCTGTCTGTATGTTGTATTACCATCGACCGTAAATGGCCACATGCTTACTTCCGGCGATAAGATCCCAAAACGGTCGTTTTAGGTGTGAAAAGAGCCTGCTCAAAGTCAACCATTTACATCAAATTATCGGATCGAAAGCGGTAGGATCTTCACTGCTTCGCTACCATTCCCCGGACCAGGGCGTCAGACGCACGCGGCTTGTTTACCTTTCGCAGGTTTTGGTTGGGTTTTTGGCTTGAATGCTATTTACTTTGTCAGACCGGGCAGGGCAGGGCAGGGCCGGGTTGGGAAACGAGCGCTTACGGTGCACTGTTTGGCAAGCATGGCAAGGCTCACCCCCCTAAATTGCCCATCTGTCGCCGGTGCGAGGTGCGAGGCGTCTTGTGTCAACACGGTCCGTGATTCAACAGCTAGCAAACAGGACTGGGCCAATTCTTTGCTCGCACTAGGCTACGGTACTGGTGAAGTACACCGGTGTTTAGAAGGTATTTTGGCGATAagcatttgttgttttttttttctacggaCATTTCGTTTTTGCGTACGCTCGTCGCTCGTTCCCTGAGCATCCGATTGATTCAGGCAAACAGGAAATGGCAAAAACAAGTTCCTGCGCGGGCCCATCCATCCACTGTGCCACTCCAAACTCGAGCCGGAGTTGGAGTTCGTTCTTCGAACTTCTGACTGGTGACGGGTTCTTGCGTTGGTCAAGTGCGTTTTCACGTTCGTTCTTTTGATATCTTGAGCACTTATCGTGGCGCTTGTACGTTGCTTACGTACTTGCAACACCGTGACCAGATCAGCCCCTCTCGAGCGAGAAGCATAAggtctttttttctcgtttgttattttttcccacTTCTTTATGGCTCCGGTCTTTTTTGGTCGTCTTCGCATATACCTCCTTTCACCAGGCGCTTGGGCGAGAAGACATATTTCTTTCAGATGTTTTTCGTTGTGGGGTAcacacaactttttttttcggttggttgttgttgtctgcCTATCAAACTAGGCGACAAAAAACGTACGCAAACTGAAAACGAAACAAGTTTCTCACCGATCAAGGAACGGGAGGTGTCTCCCGTCCGTGTAAACAAACCCTCATAATATTGATGACCACGCGTTTCGTTAGGAGGCGAGGCGAGATGGGATTGATTAACATGGCTCGATTATCATCTCAATCATCAAATTAGTACGATTGATGAGGTACCATTAATATCTCACTTCTCGCAGAGTTCTGTCCAGTGCCGGTGCCACGGCACAATATTCTCCCGGAGATGTCATAATCAAAAGGGCAGTCAAGTTCTTAACGGCAGCTACGGAAAAAGTTGATCGAAACCGCATTGAAATTGGAGGCCATATATCGGCCTAATAACTAGCTGCACGCGTCGCTTTGGGTCTTTCCCATGGTATTTCACTATTCGGCAAGGGATCGAATACGCTTgtgagaagaaacaaaaagaatgtAGTGGattggttttgttgctgctgagtGCGTGCGTGAGTCAGCATATGAGTATGAAGCACGAAGGGTGCATCTTTCGGACCGGAAATCAAAATGACCTACGAAAGGGATTAGGGGACAAAGGATGCGAAGCTACCGGGAAGAGCGTCTTGATGTTCGTCACGCAAGTGGTTCGACTTTTACCCGTGTACAGTGAAGGTATCTCGCTGTGTGCAGCAAAAGGATAAAAAGGGTCGCCAGTGTATGAGGCACCTTCTCAGCAGGACTATAAGAGCCTGACTTTCGTGTAATCGTATGGCGCTAGGACGGTCGGAGAACAAGGATACCCGAACGGACGGGTTTATCCGGGATTCGTCTGGTAGTTggtcaaagaaaaacaaagtgaACCCAAATTAATGGTTTCTAGAATGACTGCAGCGTTACCCCCCTGTGCCCACGTCCTGCTCAACTCTCCTAACGATATTTCTCGACAATGCTGGCGATGCTTCTCGTTCGTATGTGTTCCCCAGTTGCCCGGGATAGTGCTTAACTGTACCGTATTTTGGTGTATCAGTTTGGACGCACAGCACCGGAGTGCTTGGCAAGCTTTGTTTGGGGTGTTTGGCGTGATAATGAGATAATCAATGGAGATGATCTTTAATTAGGGTTTGTTCCTCTCGTGTACCACAACTTCGTTGCAGCGGTGGCCCAACTCCACACCCCAATACATGCACGTCCAAGAAGCAACAAACTATGCTAGGGTTTAATTTGGA
This genomic window from Anopheles maculipalpis chromosome 2RL, idAnoMacuDA_375_x, whole genome shotgun sequence contains:
- the LOC126558067 gene encoding uncharacterized PE-PGRS family protein PE_PGRS54-like — encoded protein: MKQHYLTSILLAVCLLTGSTLAQIGVGVGGIGVTVLGSSSIIGVTVATTVAAAATTTVAPVTTTAAPAVTVAPTTIAAAATTTTAAPTTTAAAATTASATGNTVVFNINGSIVTVASTDQATIAAIIAALSATTTTVAATTTTAAATTTTAAATTTTAAPTTVAATTAATTTTVAATTAATTAATTAAATTTTAAAATTTTAAPSISITININGSTTVISTSDPNLLTILTQILNGLSTTTTTAAAATTTTTAAAAAGTTTTAAPIIRGGCGGHGGRIGIGFGAGIGLRGGGGIGFGIGGGIRGPGIIRPIIGAAANTAGNVIGTAVNAAGAVAGSGLNLASGILGGAANLATGVLGGLGNAIGGIGTGLAAAANGGLRAGASLPVGVNAGTRAGFGIGGNLGARAGLNGGIGAGFGAGIGAGFGGGIGAGAGARFGFNG
- the LOC126559961 gene encoding uncharacterized protein LOC126559961, with amino-acid sequence MARYLAEVVVRNIRCVFRCETSNEAVVLIKTQQAHSVEKCPKKCHCEVFSKLSEAFQGLLCCAIGQNSYRFGRKVCCCRVAVLLYIRQLHWTD